The DNA segment CTAAATTATCTTCTTCATGCTTGGTGAAATATCCATTTACATCGTAAAAATCTTTTTCATGCAAAAATTTCTTCTCCAATAAAAAGGTACCACTTCGTTGAGAAAACCCCTGACTGAAATACGTTATAGACTTAATCCCATTCTTTTTAACCCATAGGGCATCGTGCACTTTCGCTTGTCCAAAACAAGTTGATATTATTAAACATATACTACATAAAGAAACTAGCAACTTCATTTTACTCATTATTTCGTTAATACTTCAAATTCAACTCGTCTGTTTCTCGTCCGTCCCGCCTCTGTCTTATTACTTGTAATAGGCTCTGTTTCTCCCTTGCCGGTAGCTATTACTCTACCCGTTTGTATTTCATGTTCAATAATATAATTTCGTACAAGAGCACATCTAGCTTCAGATAATTTCTGATTTGCTACATCAGATCCTATACTATCTGTGTGACCAATTAACTCAATTGTCATTGTAGGATTGGTATTCATCACACTAATAATCCGATCCAATTCGGGAAACGACTCTTCTTTTAGAGCTTCTTTTCCAGATTCAAAGAAAATATTATTTAATTCAACCTTTTGTCCAACTTCAATTGGTTTTAGTAATAGGTCTCTTGTAATTTCTTGATACACTCCTTTCTCCTTGAGATCAATAAAATCTGACATTGGCATATACCCTTGAACCTTCGCAGAGAAGCCATAAAGATCACCGTATGGCAGAGTGATTTGATATTCTCCTGTAGCAGGATTTGATAATGCCTCTCCTACCTCTTTACCCTCTGGCCCTAATGTTTCGTAACTAATTTTACCATTGATAGCCCGCATTGTTTTGGCATTCAATATTTTCCCTCTTACCAAAACAACTGGTTCTGGTTTAACTTCTTTGGGCAGTTTTACTTTAACTACATCTCCTCTACCCATCGAGCCTTTTTCCGAAATCATGTATGCATATTCTCCTCTTGCATCAATAGAATAGTACGCTTCAAATTTTTCCGTATTTATCGTTGGCCCAAGGTTTATTGGTTCTGTCCAGTTTTGCCAGGTTTCGTCCAGTCGTTTTGTCATATATATATCATTCTGACCATAACCCTTTGGTTTATTACTTGAATAATACATCGTAATACCATCTGAAGCTAAAAACGGCGTACTCTCATCATATTGTGGCGAATTAATTTTTTTACCTAACGTTCGGGGTTTAGTCCATGAGCCATCTTCTTTAATAAAACTTACATATAGATCACTTGTCTCGCTTCCTTGATATGTACTTAAATAAATCAGAAGCGATTTACAGTCATTAGAAAGAAATCCACCATAGTACATTCCCTGACTCATTGGTCCTAGACCCCTTATTTTCATTAAGCTTAGTGGAGACCAAGCATATTTTGTTTTTCTTGTTACCGAAAACCCAGTGCCTTTTTTAAATTCTCCATTCTTATAAATCCCTCTAACTATTACCATGCTGCCACTCGGTGTAATAGTCTCTATACTATTGTATATATGATTATTAAATGGGGGTAGCATATGTTTTGCCGGTGTCCATGCAGAATCTGGTCCCATCTCAGAAAACCAAATATCTTGACTTTCTGCTTTATCGGTGGTATTGTTCGGGTGTCCTTCCCTTACGAAGTACATCGATTTTCCATCAGGAGAAATCAAAGGACCAATCTCATTGTACTTAGAATTTATTGAAGACCCTAGATTGCTAGGCGCATCAGAATCTTGTCCTAGTGAAATGAAGCTAACGCCTAACAAAAGGAATAAGGTGGAAATTCTGGATTTATTCATTCGGCACATAGTTTGGTTTATTAATAAGACGATGAATTATGACAATGTCAACTTTACAGCAATTATTTAACCAATCTCCATCGTTTTACTGTTTCAAATGTAACTATAATTAGCTGTTCTTCCGTTCTATATAACAAACAGAAACAAACATATCCATCAATAAATAAAGCATCTGTAATTTATATAAAACAGGTATTCACTTTTCATGCCAATAAAAACTAATTTTGTGGCCGATATTATGAAAACGATCCTATTTACTTCTGTTTTCCTTATCACTACTTTGTTAGCGAGCGCATCTCATTTTATTGAAGGTGCCTTTATGCATTGTTATGATACAGCATATTCCAATATTGGAATAGACTTATCAAGTGAGATCAACGCTTATCAGGTTTCTCTTATCGATTCAAGTGATATTAGGGATGCCACCTCCTACTCGTTTCACAGCATGTATATTGACATGGCAAATAATAATATTTCAAGCATTAAAAGTTCATATGATTTCTTGAAAAAATCTGAGAATAATTCTTGGAAAACTATTAGTGCAAATTGCCATAACAGAATAAGTAGATTTAAACTTTATAAGAAAACAAAAATTCGTGTTATCCAAAAGGAGTTAAATGAACTTAAAAAAGACAGTATTAATGAACCTACTAAGTCTGAGTTAGCGCAGGTTTACGTGGATAATTTAGATTCAACTGATTTTAAACAACCGTATTTCAAATTCTATACATTGATTGCCATATCAGAAAGCCACAACACGGAAATAAAAGATTTGGAAGATGCATCTAAATTCAATATCCAAGTATTGTTAACCTCTACAGAGACGATTCTACTAAATAATGAGCCTACTCTGCTGGAGAACTTATCTAGAGAGATTTTTATTATATTGGAAGATGTTCCCGCAGATTTACTCGATAATTACAGAATAGAACTAACTACTTATTCTGGAACAGATTTGCTCTTTTTACTCGAAGCTAAAAAGCAATTAATGCACGTTCCTATCGAAACTATACTTTCCGTTACGAAAAATTAATTAGCCGTTATCATAAATTCGGTTCGTCTGTTATTCTGACGACCTTCATCCGTATCGTTTGTATCTACAGGATCGGAAGGACCATATCCTTTAGCTGCTAATCGATCCGCTGTGATTCCTTTACTTGTTAGATATTTCACAACAGAATCAGCTCTTCTCTGAGATAAAGTAGTGTTCGATGCTTTAGAACCCACATTATCCGTATGTCCTCCTAATTCAATTTTAAGATCAGGAACCGATTTTAAAAACTTCACCAATCTATTCAATTCCGCGTTGGATTCTGAAGTGATCTCTGATTTCCCAGATGCAAAGAATACATTACGAAGAGCAATCTTGCTTCCAATTTTAATATTCTTTAATTCAATATTCTTATTCACTAAACTAAAGTCACTTCCGCTAGGAAGGTTAAAGTTTTCCGAATGAAACAAGTACCCTTCCTTTTTCACCGCAATACCATAATTCTTTCCAGAAGGTAATGACATCAAGAACTTTCCTGAAGCGCTATTCGAATTTAAAGTAGAGATTA comes from the Flavobacteriales bacterium genome and includes:
- a CDS encoding OmpA family protein, which produces MNKSRISTLFLLLGVSFISLGQDSDAPSNLGSSINSKYNEIGPLISPDGKSMYFVREGHPNNTTDKAESQDIWFSEMGPDSAWTPAKHMLPPFNNHIYNSIETITPSGSMVIVRGIYKNGEFKKGTGFSVTRKTKYAWSPLSLMKIRGLGPMSQGMYYGGFLSNDCKSLLIYLSTYQGSETSDLYVSFIKEDGSWTKPRTLGKKINSPQYDESTPFLASDGITMYYSSNKPKGYGQNDIYMTKRLDETWQNWTEPINLGPTINTEKFEAYYSIDARGEYAYMISEKGSMGRGDVVKVKLPKEVKPEPVVLVRGKILNAKTMRAINGKISYETLGPEGKEVGEALSNPATGEYQITLPYGDLYGFSAKVQGYMPMSDFIDLKEKGVYQEITRDLLLKPIEVGQKVELNNIFFESGKEALKEESFPELDRIISVMNTNPTMTIELIGHTDSIGSDVANQKLSEARCALVRNYIIEHEIQTGRVIATGKGETEPITSNKTEAGRTRNRRVEFEVLTK
- a CDS encoding OmpA family protein, whose translation is KMELGQWKLPVRLGYPINTPYDDMFFAGTASGKYAYIASNREGGKGGLDIYKVTFLGPQKAPLIDTEDMLLASIAKPVKDDFVPKEVKVERKSLTVFKGKVIDELTRKPIEAEIDITDNKTGQVISTLNSNSASGKFLMSLPSGKNYGIAVKKEGYLFHSENFNLPSGSDFSLVNKNIELKNIKIGSKIALRNVFFASGKSEITSESNAELNRLVKFLKSVPDLKIELGGHTDNVGSKASNTTLSQRRADSVVKYLTSKGITADRLAAKGYGPSDPVDTNDTDEGRQNNRRTEFMITAN